In one Cloacibacillus porcorum genomic region, the following are encoded:
- the purQ gene encoding phosphoribosylformylglycinamidine synthase subunit PurQ yields the protein MRTAVVVFPGSNCDRDVQRAVAETLKTPVDMVWHEEREFASQPDLVILPGGFSYGDYLRSGAMAARSPIIEAVRRHAEAGKLLLGICNGFQVLTETKLLPGALLANTSTTFLCKKCWMRVERTDNRFTSGFKKGDIVQYPIAHHEGLYFLPDKELRELEESGRVVFRYADPQTGEAGAEYAPNGALNGIAGICNKEGNILGLMPHPERATIAHLNGGSDGGDFWRSIAQDFAKRGAL from the coding sequence ATGAGAACCGCCGTTGTCGTTTTTCCCGGAAGCAACTGCGACCGCGACGTTCAGCGCGCCGTCGCCGAAACATTAAAGACGCCCGTGGATATGGTCTGGCATGAGGAGCGTGAGTTCGCCTCACAGCCGGATCTCGTCATTCTCCCCGGAGGTTTTTCGTACGGGGATTATCTGCGCTCCGGCGCGATGGCCGCGCGTTCGCCGATCATCGAAGCGGTGCGCAGGCACGCTGAGGCGGGAAAGCTCCTGCTCGGCATCTGTAACGGCTTCCAGGTGCTGACGGAGACGAAGCTCCTGCCGGGCGCCCTGCTGGCGAATACCAGCACCACCTTCCTCTGTAAAAAATGCTGGATGCGCGTTGAGCGTACCGACAACCGTTTCACCTCCGGCTTCAAGAAGGGCGATATCGTCCAGTATCCGATCGCGCACCACGAGGGGCTCTATTTCCTCCCCGATAAGGAGCTTCGCGAGCTCGAGGAGTCGGGACGGGTGGTATTCCGCTACGCCGACCCGCAGACGGGCGAGGCGGGCGCGGAGTACGCGCCGAACGGCGCGCTGAACGGCATCGCCGGCATTTGTAATAAGGAAGGAAATATCCTCGGCCTGATGCCGCACCCGGAGCGCGCGACGATCGCACATCTCAACGGCGGTTCCGACGGCGGAGATTTCTGGCGTTCGATCGCACAAGATTTTGCAAAGAGGGGTGCACTCTAA
- the purS gene encoding phosphoribosylformylglycinamidine synthase subunit PurS translates to MIFHAEAVITPREGVLDTQGKAVEKTLTHLGYEGLSEVRVGRIVTMRLEAKDGDAAAEAVKNMCQDLLANDLIETYKISVREA, encoded by the coding sequence ATGATTTTCCATGCAGAGGCCGTTATCACCCCGCGCGAAGGAGTTCTGGACACACAGGGCAAGGCTGTAGAGAAGACGCTGACCCATCTCGGCTATGAGGGCTTGAGCGAGGTGCGCGTCGGACGCATCGTGACGATGCGGCTCGAGGCCAAGGACGGCGACGCGGCGGCGGAAGCTGTGAAAAATATGTGCCAGGATCTTCTGGCCAACGATCTGATAGAGACCTACAAGATATCGGTTCGGGAAGCGTAA